The Schizosaccharomyces pombe strain 972h- genome assembly, chromosome: I genome contains a region encoding:
- the mss51 gene encoding splicing suppressor Mss51, with protein MSFLKNLFKKKSPTHELFHPLSRSPLTALRRRSEHIKQVYRCPISGKSVEYECPESGFPTHCNRTHWEQDKIHQSLIPKLRQINEDYHDLARPNPLPELLKLPGPMEEDEVVSLLSWDSFFYTRDFPKFQSSRTARHITSLLTYPMSIGAILHKNSPYNLKNGLTPQGLQSLTALRYMLHRPLSAQSTDPRPTRIFVLGATKECSLPPSIWLQGLNFLFPGRLFQLHFIGPEVVVPSKQPNLPSPLSLHFHQDYYHNLHRVGAFEPFDPYYDTFFLPMPLISHPLYSSSWIPTLHDLVSTRCSVWLTSPSSQRTTKDLEVLNNVLKDSIEPLLLPTVNKFASLGWSVDDSNLHEVYHANQEVFGFRALYYNVQNVSKE; from the coding sequence atgtcgtttttaaaaaatctctTCAAGAAGAAATCCCCAACTCATGAATTATTCCATCCTTTATCGCGTTCTCCCTTAACGGCTCTTCGCCGTCGCTCTGAGCATATCAAACAAGTCTATCGGTGTCCAATTTCGGGAAAGTCAGTGGAATATGAGTGTCCTGAATCTGGATTTCCTACTCATTGTAATAGAACTCATTGGGAACAGGACAAGATTCACCAATCCCTTATCCCAAAACTACGCCAAATTAATGAAGACTATCATGACTTAGCACGACCAAACCCTTTGCCGGAACTACTCAAACTTCCTGGACCCAtggaagaagatgaagtaGTTTCTCTTCTGTCATGGGATTCATTCTTCTATACCCGCGATTTCCCAAAGTTCCAATCGTCTAGAACTGCTAGACATATTACTAGTTTATTAACATATCCCATGTCAATCGGCGCTATCCTTCACAAGAATTCTccttataatttaaaaaatgggtTAACTCCCCAGGGTCTACAATCATTAACTGCTCTACGATATATGCTTCATCGTCCTTTGTCTGCTCAATCTACTGATCCCAGACCCACTAGAATTTTCGTTTTGGGTGCTACCAAAGAATGTTCATTACCACCATCAATTTGGTTACAAGGATTGAACTTTTTGTTCCCAGGTCGTTTATTTCAATTGCATTTTATCGGACCTGAAGTTGTTGTTCCTTCTAAGCAACCCAATTTGCCTTCCCCACTCAgccttcattttcatcagGATTACTACCACAATTTGCATAGAGTTGGAGCCTTTGAGCCTTTTGACCCCTACTatgatactttttttcttccgATGCCTCTTATAAGTCATCCACTTTATTCTTCATCGTGGATTCCGACACTTCACGATTTGGTATCGACTCGTTGCTCTGTATGGCTCACAAGTCCTTCATCTCAAAGAACAACCAAAGATTTGGAAGTTCTTAATAATGTTTTGAAAGATTCAATTGAGCCCTTGTTATTGCCAActgttaataaatttgcCAGCTTAGGCTGGTCTGTTGATGATTCAAACCTTCATGAAGTTTATCACGCAAATCAAGAAGTATTTGGATTCAGAGCCCTTTATTATAATGTCCAAAATGTTTCCAAAGAGTAA
- the deg1 gene encoding tRNA-pseudouridine synthase: MPASKYAGWSRDQLISRILELDGKLQKNTNSLPNKEIEGKNEVIKNKNKLDNGNEIEPQHLSQELVLQHALQDASSLPKLKPVRPFQLEKTVFVAFKFAYCGWNYNGLAYQLEPTPLPTVEGKVFEALLRAHLITDPSSCSFSRCGRTDKGVSAMGQVISLNVRHSERRPIIYCDVLNRLLPADIRITGYAFPPEGFDARFSCKQRHYKYLFTKDYPGGSLDIDRMNEAAALYLGEHDFRNFCKIDASKQITNYHRRILSSKVICIDPSTGLYAFDLQGTAFLWHQVRCMMAILFLIGQKLEPASLINDLLDIKKVPTKPIYDMASEYPLILYDCDFDNIEWTLPTDSPTTAPRIAKHTYETIYHQWHSLRIREQIASFMLDIADHNVKRYGKSEESSSTMNVGEGLLKRTKKYIPILSRQRQESVEVVNERYKRKKGLKDSDVKSENIK; the protein is encoded by the coding sequence ATGCCCGCCTCCAAATATGCTGGATGGTCTCGAGACCAGCTAATATCCAGAATTTTAGAATTGGACGggaaattgcaaaaaaatacaaattcaCTTCCcaataaagaaattgaggggaaaaatgaagtaattaaaaataaaaacaaattggATAATGGAAATGAAATAGAACCCCAGCATCTGAGCCAAGAACTAGTTTTGCAACATGCGCTTCAGGACGCAAGTAGTCTTCCAAAACTGAAACCTGTCAGACCGTTTCAACTAGAAAAAACAGTTTTTGttgcttttaaatttgcCTATTGTGGTTGGAATTACAATGGTCTTGCCTACCAGTTAGAACCGACTCCTTTGCCCACTGTTGAAGGAAAGGTGTTTGAAGCGCTGTTGAGAGCTCATCTCATCACTGATCCTTCATCATGTTCCTTTAGTCGATGTGGACGTACTGATAAGGGAGTTTCAGCCATGGGTCAGGTTATATCATTAAATGTACGACATTCAGAAAGAAGACCTATCATATATTGTGATGTATTGAATCGCCTGTTGCCCGCAGATATACGTATTACTGGCTATGCATTTCCACCAGAAGGCTTTGATGCTCGATTTTCCTGTAAACAGCGTCATTATAAATACTTGTTTACTAAGGATTATCCCGGTGGTTCTCTTGACATTGATCGAATGAATGAAGCCGCAGCACTTTATCTAGGTGAGCATGACTTTCgaaatttttgcaaaatagATGCTTCTAAACAAATTACAAATTATCACCGTCGAATTCTCAGTTCAAAGGTTATTTGCATTGATCCCAGTACCGGTCTTTACGCTTTTGACCTACAAGGAACTGCATTTTTATGGCATCAGGTACGATGTATGATGGCCattctatttttaattGGTCAAAAGCTTGAGCCGGCCTCTCTCATCAATGATCTTTTGGATATTAAAAAGGTCCCTACTAAGCCAATTTATGATATGGCAAGTGAGTATCCTTTGATTTTGTACGACTGTGACTTTGATAATATTGAATGGACACTACCTACGGATAGTCCTACGACTGCTCCTCGTATCGCTAAACATACATATGAAACCATATATCATCAGTGGCATAGTCTACGTATTCGAGAGCAGATAGCTTCGTTTATGCTTGACATAGCAGATCATAATGTAAAAAGATATGGCAAATCGGAAGAGTCAAGCAGTACTATGAACGTTGGTGAAGGATTGCTGAAGCGAACAAAAAAGTACATCCCAATTCTTTCTAGACAACGTCAGGAATCAGTGGAGGTCGTCAATGAAAGATATAAACGTAAAAAAGGTTTAAAAGACAGTGACGTGAAGagtgaaaatattaaatag
- the dia4 gene encoding serine--tRNA (Ser) ligase, with protein sequence MRLTNRRFSTFLGNALPSKKKGFIFMSQLLYLRTFSTHTSYLRSSWQAILNYKYIYQNAEAVQRNCINRNLQAIAETVPKIRSLIDEKESLKNEFFPLLSLKKEITLQIERCSDPNERGKLVNEAKGLKKKTEEYNKIISKVTNDLYQYCLAVPNTTLPTVPVGPEDKAVVVQKIGSPLVKKTGSLKDHLQIANEGINLEDAAQASGHSFCYTTGDIALLEMAITNYAMDFAISKGWCPVIPPTIVRTDIALACGFQPRDEEGQQIYELDSYTSPLVSSPKQCLIGTAEISLAALGFKKTFNNFTERKVVGVSRAYRREAGARGKENRGLYRLHEFTKVELFAWTHPSRSSEMFNEIVNFQKEFVETLKIPARILNMPTAELGSSASQKYDIEAWMPARQSYGEITSASNCLEYQARRLLTRYRNDKDSGFVHTLNGTAAAIPRLIIAILENHQQEDGTVKVPETLVPYIHKEYLFKAK encoded by the exons ATGCGATTGACTAATCGTCGGTTTTCCACTTTCCTGGGAAATGCCCTCCCGTCCAAGAAAAAAGGCTTCATATTTATGAGTCAATTGTTGTATTTAAGGACATTTTCTACGCACACTAGTTATTTAAGAAGTTCTTGGCAGGCGATTTTGAATTACAAGTACATCTATCAGAATGCTGAAGCAGTACAAAGAAATTGTATTAATCGAAATTTGCAAGCTATAGCAGAGACAGTTCCCAAAATCAGATCACTAATTGATGAAAAGGAATCATTaaagaatgaattttttcccTTACTCTCTCTAAAAAAGGAGATTACTCTCCAAATTGAACGATGTAGTGATCCGAATGAAAGAGGGAAACTAGTTAATGAAGCTAAgggtttaaaaaagaaaacggAAGAGtataacaaaattatttcaaagGTTACCAATGATTTATACCAGTATTGTCTGGCAGTTCCGAATACTACTTTGCCAACGGTACCTGTGGGTCCTGAAGATAAGGCCGTTGTTGTACAAAAAATAGGTAGTCCTTTAGTGAAAAAAACGGGTTCTTTGAAGGATCATTTACAGATTGCAAATGAAGGGATCAACCTAGAAGATGCTGCTCAAGCGAGTGGTCATTCGTTTTGCTATACAACGGGTGACATTGCTCTGTTAGAAATGGCTATAACAAACTATGCAATGGATTTTGCTATATCAAAAGGATGGTGTCCTGTCATTCCTCCTACGATTGTCCGCACCGATATAGCTCTAGCTTGTGGGTTTCAACCTCGTGATGAAGAAGGTCAGCAGATTTACGAGTTAGATTCCTATACTTCCCCCCTTGTAAGCTCTCCTAAACAGTGCCTTATTGGGACTGCGGAAATTAGTCTTGCAGCTCTTGGATTTAAGAAAACGTTTAATAATTTCACCGAACGGAAAGTTGTTGGAGTTTCTCGTGCCTATCGAAGAGAAGCGGGAGCTCgtggaaaagaaaacagagGTTTATACCGTTTACACGAGTTCACAAAAGTTGAATTATTCGCTTGGACTCATCCATCAAGGAGTTCTGAAATGTTCAATGAGattgttaattttcaaaaagagtTTGTAgaaactttaaaaataccCGCAAG aattttgaatatgCCAACTGCGGAATTGGGATCTTCGGCCTCTCAAAAATATGACATCGAAGCGTGGATGCCAGCGCGACAATCATACGGGGAGATAACTTCAGCATCTAATTGTCTTGAATACCAAGCTAGGCGTCTACTCACACGATATCGAAATGACAAAGACTCGGGTTTTGTTCACACACTGAACGGCACAGCAGCTGCCATCCCTAGGTTAATAATAGCTATCCTTGAAAATCACCAACAAGAGGATGGCACTGTTAAAGTTCCGGAAACCCTTGTCCCTTACATACACAAGGAATAcctttttaaagcaaaataa
- the smp1 gene encoding protein Smp1 encodes MSPRASLEKELNSARLLHATINAMDVYTQNLINELQEARDSINDLQRAHERLKLVGAKAKLQIKRDEKKPKS; translated from the exons ATGTCTCCCAGAGCAAGTTTAGAGAAAGAGCTAAATTCAGCAAGACTTTTGCACGCAACCATAAATGCAATGGATGTATATACTCAAAATCTCATAAACGAGTTACAAGAAGCACGAGATTCCATCAACGATTTACAGA GAGCACATGAACGCCTAAAGTTAGTTGGAGCTAAAGCGAAGCtccaaataaaaagggATGAGAAGAAACCCAAAtcatga
- the rcf1 gene encoding cytochrome c oxidase subunit Rcf1, producing MSSKLPKKSEENLELPTFPASEESLSRSEKLKYVFVRNPFIPLGCLMTVGTFLASGYYIRRENHLMANKFMRYRVMSQGFTLAALAFSVLFIGPPRREAPSNSSGSINSEIKK from the coding sequence ATGTCTTCAAAGTTACCAAAAAAGTCAGAAGAAAATCTTGAGCTTCCTACTTTCCCTGCAAGCGAGGAATCACTTTCAAGGTCGGAGAAACTGAAGTATGTGTTTGTTCGAAATCCATTTATTCCTTTGGGTTGTTTAATGACCGTAGGGACTTTCCTAGCTTCTGGTTATTACATTAGGAGAGAAAACCATTTAATGGCAAATAAATTTATGAGATACAGAGTCATGTCACAGGGATTCACATTGGCAGCTCTTGCTTTTAGTGTCTTATTTATTGGCCCGCCAAGGCGTGAAGCACCTTCGAATTCTTCTGGATCCATTAATAGTGAAATCAAAAAGTAG
- a CDS encoding uncharacterized protein (Golgi Ras-interacting protein with DIL domain, human RADIL and RASIP1 ortholog (predicted), implicated in cytoskeleton organization): MDQWSDNKDAIGMLSESLKEKVVTNEIAPALKEVKNHKYNFETEILNTGNVWNNDSKNGESGSAFGLDKIFQSSDSGNIAEGLELDLGNIMLETHNLESPAWKHADYDGVAASVNDNNNDWKFFVFDEREIDSMLQLFVRDFRADKPALRLAPSKLFYLASRFAFFYMPKEKELGTVLLNAFLCEVNQVTQQHPNDMVLCVQWLANVSLLLFYLKKDNKLDDLTVDIQNRCSELMNSLYITICQDAMRRMNENLEEGMVKYTGIQGLEDILRSRSWNLLRRRPTNDASTSPRSTPSASPRSITKIIASTLHLLEVFYIHPLIRAQCIEQLFSWLGARLFNIVISNKKYLSRAAAMETRFNISSLEEWSQTNSPKLQKPFDYPDEDLKVDLISKLLSLVQLLQWLQCLYRLSEDEDPRALQETLESLDALNPRQIYTAAKLYRPDITETKVSKTFLKKLDAFHEEKLREKINSSDKGDVSYEFELLKDETVFSPLKLPTKAQLINAYSYIVSGNGFNEDRKIVFQPHVSNILIDKLEENGLSMERAELPTSVFEDELQRREWRPDQEVEELLST, translated from the coding sequence ATGGACCAGTGGAGCGACAATAAAGATGCCATTGGCATGCTTTCTGAATcgttaaaagaaaaggttGTTACGAATGAAATTGCACCCGCTTtgaaagaagtaaaaaatcacaaatataattttgaaacgGAGATATTGAACACGGGAAATGTGTGGAACAATGATTCTAAAAATGGAGAAAGTGGTTCTGCATTTGGATTagataaaatatttcaaagcAGTGATTCTGGCAATATTGCAGAAGGACTAGAATTGGATTTAGGGAACATAATGTTAGAAACCCATAATTTGGAAAGTCCTGCTTGGAAGCATGCGGATTATGATGGAGTTGCTGCGAGTGTGAATGACAATAATAATGATTGGAAATTCTTTGTCTTTGATGAAAGAGAAATAGATTCGATGCTACAGCTTTTTGTTCGTGACTTTCGAGCTGATAAACCAGCATTGAGATTAGCCCCTtctaaacttttttatcttGCTTCTCGTTTcgctttcttttatatgcctaaggaaaaagaattgggAACTGTATTGCTGAATGCTTTTCTTTGCGAAGTTAACCAAGTCACACAGCAACATCCCAATGATATGGTTCTTTGTGTTCAATGGCTAGCAAATGTCTCccttcttttgttttatttaaagaaagataATAAGCTTGATGATCTGACAGTTGACATCCAGAATCGATGTTCCGAACTAATGAATTCGCTATACATAACAATATGTCAAGACGCTATGCGTCGCatgaatgaaaatttggaaGAAGGAATGGTTAAATATACTGGTATCCAGGGTTTAGAGGATATCTTACGCTCTCGTAGTTGGAATTTACTTAGGCGACGACCAACGAATGATGCTAGTACTTCACCTAGGAGTACTCCCTCGGCATCACCTCGAAGCATTACAAAAATCATTGCTTCTACTCTTCACTTACTTGAGGTATTTTATATACATCCTTTGATTCGTGCACAGTGTATTGAGCAGCTGTTTTCCTGGTTAGGCGCTCGACTGTTTAATATTGTAATAtctaacaaaaaatatttatcaCGTGCTGCCGCTATGGAGACACGCTTTAATATATCTAGTCTTGAAGAATGGTCTCAAACTAATTCTCCTAAATTACAGAAGCCTTTTGATTACCCCGATGAAGATCTAAAAGTCGATTTAATTTCTAAACTTTTGAGTTTGGTTCAATTATTGCAATGGCTGCAGTGCCTTTATCGTTTAAGCGAGGACGAAGATCCCAGAGCGTTACAAGAAACTCTGGAGTCGTTGGATGCGCTTAATCCCAGACAGATTTATACTGCTGCTAAACTTTACCGACCAGACATAACGGAAACCAAGGTTTccaaaacatttttaaaaaaacttgaTGCGTTCCATGAAGAAAAGCTACgggaaaaaattaattcttCTGATAAAGGAGATGTGTCTTATGAATTTGAGCTGTTAAAAGATGAAACCGTTTTCTCTCCCTTAAAGTTGCCGACGAAGGCTCAGTTAATAAATGCCTATTCTTATATCGTTTCCGGAAATGGTTTTAACGAAGATCGAAAGATTGTTTTCCAACCCCatgtttcaaatattttaattgacaaattagaagaaaatgGCCTTTCCATGGAAAGAGCCGAGCTACCTACCAGTGTTTTTGAGGATGAATTGCAAAGGCGCGAATGGCGACCAGACCAGGAAGTTGAAGAATTACTAAGTACTTGA
- a CDS encoding trans-aconitate 3-methyltransferase, giving the protein MIGRTFKTDIADYETARPDYPPQITEWLNDEFSVNETSTILELGAGSGKLTPRIIASQPKEIIAVDTYVEMLDVLKKKFPNVDCRVGSAMAIPLEDESVDLVACGQCFHWFANEEALKEIYRVLKPNGKLALIWNIRDNSVPWVEKCSQLLEKCRGGPLNMFEKAAELFPGYGFTELKQSLFTSAKKYSIEDLHRLMNSFSSINRLPVEEKEKMHAELDEIIKTIPRAQNTDQVDFNILTVAYSSEKVPIN; this is encoded by the coding sequence ATGATTGGGAGAACATTTAAAACTGATATTGCTGATTACGAAACCGCAAGACCCGATTATCCACCACAAATAACGGAATGGTTAAATGATGAATTCAGTGTTAATGAGACTTCTACTATTTTAGAGCTTGGCGCAGGTAGTGGTAAGCTTACGCCAAGAATTATAGCGTCTCAACCTAAGGAAATTATCGCTGTCGATACATACGTAGAGATGCTtgatgttttaaaaaagaaattccCAAATGTTGATTGTCGTGTGGGTTCAGCTATGGCTATTCCCCTCGAGGATGAAAGCGTTGATTTGGTTGCTTGTGGGCAATGCTTCCACTGGTTTGCAAATGAAGAGGCATTGAAGGAGATTTACCGCGTCTTGAAGCCTAACGGGAAACTTGCTCTTATTTGGAACATTCGTGATAACAGTGTACCATGGGTTGAAAAGTGTAGTCAgcttttagaaaaatgtCGGGGAGGTCCACTTAACATGTTTGAAAAGGCAGCTGAACTTTTTCCTGGCTATGGATTTACTGAACTGAAGCAATCCTTATTCACTTCTgcgaaaaaatattctatCGAAGATTTGCACAGATTAATgaattccttttcttctatTAATAGACTACCAGTAGAAGAGAAGGAGAAAATGCATGCAGAACTCGATGAAATTATCAAAACAATCCCTCGCGCGCAAAATACTGACCAAGTAGACTTCAATATTCTAACAGTGGCTTATAGCTCTGAAAAGGTGCCCATCAACTGA
- a CDS encoding trans-aconitate 3-methyltransferase: MAEQIDLKTFKTDVADYEAARPEYPIGITDWITDEFLIDETSIILELGAGTGKFTPRIIASHPKEIIAVDVYPEMLDVLRKKFPNVDCRAGSAMAIPLEDESVDLVLCAQCFHWFANEEAMKEIYRVLKPNGKLGLVWNTRDDTVPWIEKVSKILGRYRKDAPSFVSWKWAELFPGHGFGKLRYCAFPFSRCLTVEELHTLMNSFSFIYKLPEEEKEKVHAELDEIAKTIPRVQNTDQIKLCYQTMAFSSEKEPAK, from the coding sequence ATGGCTGAACAAATTGActtgaaaacatttaaaactGATGTTGCTGACTATGAGGCTGCGAGGCCTGAATATCCTATAGGAATAACCGACTGGATTACTGATGAATTCTTAATTGATGAGACTTCCATCATTTTAGAGCTGGGTGCTGGAACTGGCAAGTTTACACCAAGGATCATCGCGTCTCATCCTAAGGAAATTATTGCTGTTGACGTATACCCCGAGATGCTCGATGTATTGAGAAAGAAATTCCCAAATGTTGATTGTCGTGCAGGCTCAGCTATGGCTATTCCTCTTGAGGATGAAAGTGTTGATTTGGTTCTTTGTGCACAATGCTTCCACTGGTTTGCAAATGAAGAGGCAATGAAGGAGATTTACCGCGTTTTAAAGCCTAATGGGAAATTGGGTCTTGTTTGGAACACTCGCGATGACACTGTGCCTTGGATTGAAAAGGTTAGTAAAATTTTGGGGAGGTACCGAAAGGACGCACCTAGCTTTGTTAGTTGGAAATGGGCCGAACTATTTCCTGGTCATGGATTTGGTAAACTTAGGTACTGTGCATTTCCTTTCTCGAGGTGTCTTACAGTCGAGGAATTACATACTTTAATGAATTCGTTCTCCTTTATTTATAAGCTTCCGGAAGAAGAGAAGGAGAAAGTGCATGCTGAACTTGATGAAATTGCTAAAACTATTCCCCGTGTCCAAAACACCGACCAAATTAAGCTTTGTTACCAAACGATGGCTTTTAGTAGCGAGAAAGAGCCTGCCAAgtga
- a CDS encoding transcription factor, with amino-acid sequence MSNLILTPSNNGTERPYRSRKTRPCDNCRLRKSRCVVESIGNPCLLCTQLKIPCTYHLPPIKRNKQKKQQDSVSDDTPSEATTTTNDDRDPKYNALGNNLDAVRGKVISPTQGSDARGPDGRQVPLNLAGITEMYHTSDDKFDKLGLDDSLNYPYVLGPTCDSDIDLIREYFSFENGVCSFDNMTVKYVSTSSKSPVMYILDPAYENDRHSDFSRYDHALHDLLSTYIDEATGRTLVNLYFSHVHPSYPILHGPRFLLSYKNGSRNVPSILLAALYSVALTYWPSDSRSFGAPPLDQRKMWTIVEEGLNFHFTQPRLSTIQAALLYLISRPLHNMYSLSSILSRTTVLSQLLGFNHDCTEWKIPNEEKTIRKRIWWAIFIADKWYSMYFGLATNIHEDDFVVPKIESDESLPLEITSSHSFKTFLKMIELSSLLQDILQDLFTVRALTRHSKNNRSISYQIIGFFTRLNSIRPVEFTEPALGVASLKIQFDAVEILLWKTALRFNLPDFQSADDLFVCVEKSVSNFVQITANSSGDFFWPYAGFHFSTLVSLLIRLHLDFHTNNTYGARAFSLLDAFVRHCITLHEAGFDFVEMAIRRSSSLLKELGKDHPHLLALRDDIFNSNDSRGEEAYNHVPEQLFDPWNPHSWTFPKSD; translated from the exons atgtctaatttgattttaacGCCTTCAAACAATGGCACAGAACGGCCTTATCGCTCAAGGAAAACTAGACCTTGTGACAATTGTCGATTGCGGAAAAGCAGGTGTGTGGTAGAGTCAATTGGAAATCCCTGCTTATTATGCACGCAGTTGAAAATTCCATGCACCTACCATCTTCCTCCTATAAAGCgcaacaaacaaaaaaagcaacAGGATTCTGTTTCAGATGACACACCATCAGAAGCAACAACAACGACTAACGACGATCGTGATCCAAAGTACAATGCCTTAGGCAATAATTTGGATGCTGTAAGAGGAAAAGTGATTTCACCTACGCAAGGGTCAGATGCTCGTGGACCTGATGGTCGTCAAGTTCCATTAAATCTAGCAGGCATTACTGAAATGTATCATACTTCAGATGATAAATTTGACAAACTTGGACTTGACGATTCTTTGAACTATCCTTATGTGTTGGGGCCAACCTGTGATTCAGACATCGATCTTATTCGTGAGTATTTTTCGTTTGAAAACGGTGTTTGCTCTTTCGATAATATGACTGTTAAGTACGTTTCTACTAGCTCCAAATCACCTGTAATGTATATCCTGGATCCTGCGTATGAGAATGACCGTCATAGTGATTTTTCTCGATATGATCATGCTTTGCACGATCTATTATCAACATACATTGATGAGGCAACTGGCCGCACTTTAGTTAATTTGTACTTTAGTCATGTGCATCCTTCTTATCCTATTCTTCATGGACCTAggtttttattatcataTAAAAACGGTTCTCGAAATGTACCGTCTATTTTACTTGCCGCACTTTATTCCGTAGCTCTTACCTACTGGCCTTCTGATTCTCGATCGTTTGGAGCGCCACCACTAGATCAACGGAAAATGTGGACCATTGTCGAGGAAGGGttgaattttcattttacaCAACCACGACTTAGCACGATACAAGCTGCTCTCTTGTATTTAATTAGTCGTCCTTTACATAATATGTACAGTCTTTCCAGTATCCTTTCCCGTACGACTGTCCTTTCGCAGTTGTTGGGTTTTAATCATGATTGCACGGAATGGAAGATACCCAATGAAGAGAAAACCATCCGTAAACGCATTTGGTGGGCTATTTTTATTGCTGATAAATGGTATTCAATGTATTTTGGGTTAGCTACGAACATTCATGAAGATGATTTTGTCGTCCCAAAAATAGAATCTGATGAATCATTGCCTCTGGAAATCACATCGTCACATTCCTTTAAAACATTTCTTAAAATGATAGAGCTTAGTTCTCTTTTACAGGATATATTACAAGACTTATTTACTGTCCGTGCATTAACCCGTCATTCAAAAAACAATCGTTCTATTAGTTACCAGATCATTGGCTTTTTTACCAGATTAAACAGTATCCGTCCTGTAGAATTTACAGAGCCTGCGCTCGGAGTtg CCTCATTAAAAATCCAGTTTGATGCTGTTGAAATATTGTTGTGGAAGACGGCATTGAGGTTCAACTTACCCGATTTTCAGTCTGCAGATGACTTATTCGTTTGCGTAGAAAAATCTGTTTCGAATTTTGTACAAATCACAGCCAACTCTTCGGGAGACTTTTTCTGGCCTTACGCAGGATTCCATTTTTCAACACTTGTTTCGCTTTTAATTCGCTTGCATTTAGATTTCCATACAAACAATACATACGGAGCTAGAGCTTTCTCACTTTTGGATGCGTTTGTGCGGCACTGTATCACGTTGCATGAGGCAGGTTTTGACTTTGTTGAAATGGCAATTAGGCGATCGTCTTCTTTGTTAAAGGAGCTGGGCAAGGACCATCCGCATTTATTGGCTCTTCGAGACGATATATTTAATTCTAATGATTCGCGAGGCGAAGAAGCTTATAATCACGTACCAGAGCAGCTGTTTGATCCATGGAATCCTCATTCATGGACGTTTCCCAAGTCcgattaa
- a CDS encoding nucleotide-sugar phosphatase, giving the protein MSAVDKTNNLPTLDTLQMVISDVDGTLLDKHHRFHFRTYRAMKYIREKYPNFPIVLATGKQRSAVDLIRIPLDLDAFPAAHVNGCVLYNKGKIVYADHLKPEVVMEVVEATKGNPNIANVVYDEHYVYALTPGREDMKNVKRLAEIGEKVDFSMPCEEAIEKVKSGEIKVIKMAVCEDPDKLDVVRDILGKFPREKFATTQALEFCIELIPSNSNKGTALQYITSNILPEVKNENVISFGDGQNDLSMFAIAGWSVAIKNGMPIAIEKAKAVSRVGNEEGAVGEVLERIFNIPEDYTPPPYTF; this is encoded by the coding sequence atgagCGCTGTTGACAAGACTAACAATTTGCCCACCCTTGACACACTTCAAATGGTCATTTCCGATGTCGATGGTACACTTTTGGATAAGCATCATCGTTTCCACTTCCGCACTTATCGTGCTATGAAGTACATCCGTGAAAAATACCCCAATTTCCCCATTGTTTTGGCTACCGGCAAGCAACGCTCTGCCGTCGATCTCATTCGTATCCCCTTGGATTTGGATGCCTTCCCTGCCGCCCACGTTAACGGTTGTGTCTTGTACAACAAGGGAAAGATCGTTTATGCCGATCACTTGAAGCCTGAGGTCGTTATGGAGGTTGTTGAGGCCACCAAGGGTAACCCCAACATCGCCAACGTTGTTTATGATGAGCACTACGTCTACGCTTTGACTCCTGGTCGTGAGGACATGAAGAATGTCAAGCGTTTGGCTGAAATTGGTGAAAAGGTCGATTTCTCTATGCCTTGTGAAGAAGCCATTGAGAAGGTCAAGTCTGGCGAAATCAAGGTTATCAAGATGGCTGTCTGTGAAGATCCCGATAAGCTTGACGTCGTCCGTGACATTCTTGGTAAATTCCCCAGAGAGAAATTTGCTACTACTCAAGCTTTGGAGTTCTGTATCGAGTTGATTCCTTCCAACAGCAACAAGGGTACTGCTCTTCAGTACATCACCTCTAACATCCTCCCTGAAGTTAAGAATGAAAATGTCATCTCCTTTGGTGATGGTCAAAACGACTTGTCTATGTTTGCCATTGCTGGTTGGTCTGTTGCCATCAAGAATGGTATGCCCATTGCTATTGAGAAGGCCAAAGCTGTTTCTCGTGTTGGTAACGAGGAAGGTGCTGTAGGTGAGGTTCTTGAGCGTATCTTCAACATTCCCGAGGACTACACTCCTCCTCCCTacactttttaa